In Paenibacillus sp. FSL M7-0420, a single genomic region encodes these proteins:
- a CDS encoding MBOAT family O-acyltransferase, translating to MVFSSLIFLFLFLPVTLLIYYISPMRIRNTILLAASLIFYAWGEPVYIFLMIFSTVFDYVNGILIDRYRHRKVIAQGVLILSMMGSLGILSFFKYAGFVFDNINSLFNLHLQAADLPLPVGISFYTFQTMSYIIDVYRRKVPVQRNLISFGAYVTMFPQLVAGPIVKYGDIAGQLANRTVTLERFGEGAELFIRGLAKKVLLANNIGLLWTSVKTVPAAELSVLSAWLGIIAFTFQIYFDFSGYSDMARGLGKMIGFEFMENFNYPYISKSITEFWRRWHISLGAWFREYIYIPLGGNRAGKLKQLRNLAVVWFITGLWHGASWNFIIWGLYFGLFVTLEKLMLLKQLQRLPVFISHVYTLIVVIIGWVFFEFEYLPAAMTFIGTMFGAGASGFADNRALYDVSTNALLLLILAVCATPFPRRALTYIRTRFARFGTLAASAIYFIFIVASTAYLVNATYNPFLYFRF from the coding sequence TTGGTCTTTAGCAGCCTTATCTTTCTATTCCTCTTTCTGCCGGTCACCCTGCTGATCTACTATATCTCGCCCATGAGGATTAGGAATACTATTCTGCTCGCCGCAAGCCTGATCTTCTATGCGTGGGGCGAGCCCGTATACATCTTCCTCATGATCTTCTCGACGGTATTCGACTATGTGAACGGGATTCTGATCGATAGATACCGGCATCGTAAGGTGATTGCACAGGGAGTATTGATCCTGTCCATGATGGGGAGCCTGGGGATTCTTAGCTTCTTTAAATACGCGGGTTTCGTCTTCGATAATATCAATTCGTTGTTCAACCTGCACCTGCAGGCAGCAGATCTTCCGCTTCCGGTGGGCATATCCTTCTACACGTTCCAGACGATGTCTTACATCATTGATGTTTACCGCAGGAAGGTGCCTGTTCAGAGGAACCTGATCTCCTTCGGCGCCTACGTGACGATGTTTCCGCAGCTTGTAGCGGGACCGATCGTTAAATACGGAGATATTGCGGGGCAGCTTGCTAACCGCACGGTGACGTTGGAGCGTTTTGGCGAAGGGGCGGAACTATTTATTAGGGGACTTGCTAAAAAAGTATTGCTTGCCAACAATATCGGTTTGCTGTGGACAAGTGTCAAAACGGTGCCTGCGGCGGAGCTGTCGGTTCTCTCCGCATGGCTTGGCATTATCGCCTTTACGTTTCAAATCTATTTCGATTTTAGCGGATATTCGGATATGGCGCGCGGTTTAGGTAAAATGATCGGGTTCGAATTTATGGAGAACTTCAACTATCCTTATATCTCCAAGAGTATTACGGAATTCTGGCGGAGGTGGCATATTTCGCTCGGTGCCTGGTTCCGTGAGTATATCTACATTCCGCTTGGCGGGAACCGGGCAGGTAAGCTGAAACAGCTCAGAAACTTGGCGGTGGTATGGTTTATAACCGGATTATGGCATGGAGCGAGCTGGAATTTCATCATTTGGGGCTTATATTTCGGTCTCTTTGTCACGCTTGAAAAGCTAATGCTCCTGAAGCAGCTTCAGCGCTTGCCGGTCTTTATAAGCCATGTCTACACCCTGATTGTGGTGATCATCGGCTGGGTATTTTTCGAATTTGAATATTTGCCTGCGGCCATGACCTTCATCGGAACGATGTTTGGCGCCGGGGCCAGTGGATTCGCGGACAACCGGGCGCTTTACGATGTGTCGACGAATGCCCTGCTGCTGCTTATCTTGGCGGTTTGTGCCACGCCGTTTCCCCGTAGAGCACTGACATACATCAGAACCAGGTTTGCCCGTTTCGGCACGCTTGCCGCTTCCGCCATCTATTTCATCTTTATCGTGGC
- a CDS encoding GDSL-type esterase/lipase family protein produces MFKKIILTLVIGSTALTLAACGGGQNPQNVTSQQQVNETAPPEQPNSTSYKTIFKNSVFLGDSITEALSYHDILDDVNVVAGAGKTTELSLISGDVDKLAERNPQHVFIMLGSDDILLPPQITDNPKQYSLKFYAQLIDSIKEKLPKASITVLPVTPVTAEAEKVEPRYKNIDDYNQGLQELAGKKQIGFADLSSIFADSTHFYSSDGIHFKPEFYTRMLDLLKAQVK; encoded by the coding sequence ATGTTTAAAAAAATCATCTTAACGCTAGTTATAGGCAGCACCGCACTCACCCTGGCAGCATGCGGGGGCGGGCAAAATCCGCAAAACGTGACATCTCAGCAACAGGTCAATGAAACAGCTCCCCCGGAGCAACCCAATTCTACTTCCTATAAAACGATATTTAAGAACAGCGTATTTCTGGGAGATTCGATTACTGAGGCACTGTCTTATCATGACATTCTGGACGATGTCAATGTAGTGGCAGGTGCCGGAAAGACTACCGAGTTGTCTCTGATAAGCGGAGATGTCGATAAGCTGGCAGAGCGGAATCCGCAACATGTATTTATCATGCTGGGGTCCGACGATATTCTATTGCCGCCGCAAATTACCGATAACCCCAAGCAGTATTCACTGAAGTTCTACGCCCAATTGATCGACAGCATCAAGGAGAAGCTTCCGAAGGCATCCATAACGGTGTTACCGGTTACGCCGGTTACGGCAGAAGCGGAGAAAGTGGAACCACGCTACAAAAATATCGATGATTACAACCAGGGATTACAAGAGCTGGCAGGCAAGAAGCAGATCGGGTTTGCCGATTTATCCTCCATTTTCGCGGACAGCACCCATTTCTATAGTTCGGACGGCATTCATTTTAAACCGGAATTCTATACACGTATGCTCGATTTGCTGAAAGCTCAGGTGAAATAA
- a CDS encoding sensor histidine kinase, giving the protein MKKGIVLKLFLLTAGLCLFLIAVIFILQTVFFKQFYVHQKMKDVNEAVQAYEQGYLNGASNTQEMARLEQDFFQKHNTWITALDTRGNIKYAGDFFMEIKLEPSEEPALSGKTIIVPLYSFINVEDFSSNKTFVTPWIEEEGTIAIEGLIMNNQPVFQRMGRNSSNLRDESRLENHQMVSKEYEVLEQTNAVQYREQYSTFLVKGTITKVRVPEGAGVSRYTNHLFLDRIKAFQADLLYGDFKNAANAKQIIDVEENHVNYKIFVDRTQDRDGNPAYLFAMTSLQPVNEAVGIIKNYYVYIIIVTLLLALLASFYYSRQIARPLLRINRTTRQMADLDFSETIPVTTKDEIGDLSGSINELSERLHSHILQLEQDIEKEKQLEHTRKEFISGVSHELKTPLSVIQSCLAILQDGVASHKREHYFAAMEDEVGRMNLLITDMLELAKYESGTYKMDSGSFYIDVVINRVCAKLTPDFAARQLLLHTSLIPAEVEGNERRIEQVIVNFLTNALFYTPEHESIFITTSEEKDTIRICIENKGAHIPDEQLEKIWDRFYRGDTSRHRSTGGTGLGLAISKKILEMHGVPYGVNNTSDGVMFYFQLNKKA; this is encoded by the coding sequence ATGAAGAAGGGGATTGTTCTAAAACTGTTCCTGTTGACAGCGGGGTTGTGCCTGTTCCTGATTGCCGTTATTTTTATCCTGCAAACCGTATTTTTCAAACAGTTTTATGTTCATCAAAAAATGAAGGACGTTAACGAGGCGGTTCAGGCGTATGAACAGGGCTACCTGAATGGTGCCTCGAACACGCAGGAGATGGCCAGGCTGGAGCAGGACTTTTTTCAAAAGCATAACACCTGGATCACGGCTTTGGACACCCGCGGAAATATAAAGTATGCCGGCGATTTCTTCATGGAAATTAAGCTGGAGCCTTCGGAAGAACCGGCGCTTTCCGGTAAAACGATAATCGTACCTCTATACAGCTTTATCAACGTGGAAGACTTCAGCAGCAATAAAACGTTCGTCACCCCCTGGATTGAAGAAGAGGGGACGATCGCAATAGAAGGCTTGATCATGAACAACCAGCCAGTATTCCAGCGGATGGGAAGGAACAGTTCCAATCTGAGAGACGAGAGCCGGCTGGAGAATCATCAGATGGTGAGCAAAGAGTACGAGGTCCTCGAACAAACGAACGCGGTCCAATATCGTGAGCAATATTCCACCTTTCTGGTCAAAGGAACCATTACGAAAGTCCGGGTGCCGGAAGGGGCCGGAGTCTCGCGTTACACCAATCACCTGTTCCTGGACCGCATCAAGGCCTTCCAAGCCGATCTGCTGTACGGAGACTTTAAGAATGCTGCGAACGCAAAACAAATCATAGATGTTGAAGAAAATCACGTAAACTACAAAATTTTCGTGGACCGCACCCAGGACCGCGACGGAAATCCGGCATACCTGTTCGCAATGACATCGCTGCAGCCTGTGAATGAAGCCGTAGGCATCATCAAAAACTACTACGTGTACATCATTATTGTGACCTTGCTGCTCGCACTGCTGGCATCGTTCTACTACTCCCGTCAGATTGCCCGGCCGTTGCTGCGTATCAACCGCACTACCCGGCAAATGGCCGACCTCGATTTTTCGGAGACCATTCCCGTCACAACGAAGGATGAAATCGGAGACTTGTCGGGCAGCATTAATGAGCTATCCGAGCGCCTGCATTCCCATATCCTTCAGCTTGAGCAGGACATTGAGAAGGAAAAGCAGCTGGAGCATACGCGAAAAGAATTTATATCCGGCGTATCCCATGAGCTGAAGACTCCACTCAGCGTTATTCAGAGCTGCCTGGCCATTTTGCAGGACGGGGTGGCCAGCCATAAGCGGGAGCATTATTTTGCGGCTATGGAAGACGAGGTCGGCCGGATGAATCTGCTGATCACGGATATGCTGGAATTGGCAAAATATGAATCCGGTACGTATAAAATGGACTCCGGTTCGTTCTATATCGATGTTGTCATCAACCGGGTATGCGCTAAATTAACGCCGGATTTTGCAGCCAGGCAGCTGCTTCTCCACACTTCGCTGATCCCTGCCGAAGTCGAGGGGAATGAGCGCCGTATAGAGCAGGTCATCGTCAATTTCCTTACCAACGCGCTTTTCTATACGCCGGAGCATGAATCTATCTTCATAACTACTTCGGAAGAGAAGGACACCATTCGCATTTGCATCGAAAATAAAGGTGCCCATATCCCCGATGAGCAGCTGGAGAAAATATGGGACCGTTTCTACCGCGGTGACACCTCCCGCCACCGGTCGACCGGTGGGACGGGGCTGGGTCTTGCCATATCCAAGAAAATATTGGAGATGCACGGAGTGCCTTACGGTGTGAACAATACCTCCGATGGAGTAATGTTTTATTTTCAATTGAATAAAAAAGCGTAG
- a CDS encoding response regulator transcription factor has translation MSKTILIVEDEDILREIMKDYLLEEGYSVIEAIDGKQAVSLFQEHEVDLILLDIMLPELDGWSVCRRIRKTSNVPIIILTARSDEDDTLLGFELGADDYVTKPYRPLILLARVKRLLESRHTGGHESDTLSGGGISVHFPSRTVSIDGTSSDLTHTEFEILAYLLQNKGIIISRGQLITKIWGYDFAGDDRTVNSHIRNLRSKLGTHAKQIVTVVRSGYKFEDEL, from the coding sequence ATGTCCAAAACAATATTGATTGTGGAAGATGAAGATATTTTACGTGAAATCATGAAGGATTATCTGCTGGAAGAGGGGTATAGCGTGATTGAAGCCATTGACGGGAAACAGGCGGTCTCGTTATTTCAGGAGCATGAGGTGGACCTGATTTTGCTGGACATCATGTTGCCTGAACTGGATGGATGGTCTGTGTGCAGGCGAATCCGCAAGACATCGAATGTGCCGATCATCATATTGACGGCCCGTTCGGATGAGGACGATACGTTGCTTGGGTTCGAGCTTGGCGCCGACGACTACGTGACCAAGCCTTACCGCCCTCTCATTTTGTTGGCACGAGTTAAGCGGCTGCTCGAGAGCAGACATACCGGCGGGCATGAAAGCGACACGTTGTCCGGCGGAGGCATTTCGGTTCATTTTCCCTCCCGGACCGTTTCGATTGACGGCACCAGCTCTGATCTAACGCATACGGAATTCGAAATATTAGCCTATCTGTTGCAAAATAAAGGGATCATTATCAGCAGAGGGCAACTGATTACGAAAATTTGGGGATATGATTTCGCGGGCGATGATCGTACGGTCAACAGCCATATCCGCAATCTGCGTTCCAAGCTGGGGACACATGCGAAGCAGATTGTTACGGTGGTGCGTTCAGGATATAAATTCGAGGACGAGCTATGA
- the cymR gene encoding cysteine metabolism transcriptional regulator CymR, with translation MKISTKGRYGLTIMMELALKFGEGPTSLKSIAEKNGLSEHYLEQLIAPLRNAGLVKSIRGAYGGYILSRETNTITAGDIIRVLEGPISPVDFTEEDDPAKRDLWLRIRDSIADVLDSTTLSDLINFKEESQADNYMFYI, from the coding sequence TTGAAAATCTCAACCAAAGGACGTTACGGATTAACCATTATGATGGAGCTTGCCCTGAAATTCGGCGAGGGCCCTACATCACTTAAGAGCATCGCCGAGAAAAACGGACTCTCCGAGCATTACCTTGAGCAGCTCATCGCTCCGCTGCGCAATGCAGGCCTGGTGAAGAGCATCCGCGGAGCCTACGGCGGTTATATTCTGTCCCGCGAGACCAACACCATTACCGCGGGAGATATCATCCGCGTCCTGGAAGGCCCGATCTCCCCGGTAGACTTCACTGAAGAAGACGACCCGGCCAAGCGCGACCTCTGGCTGCGCATCCGCGACAGCATCGCCGATGTGCTCGACTCCACCACCTTATCCGACCTGATTAACTTCAAGGAAGAGAGCCAGGCGGATAATTATATGTTTTATATATAA
- the mnmA gene encoding tRNA 2-thiouridine(34) synthase MnmA, translated as MTKANQDIRVVVGMSGGVDSSVTALLLKQQGYDVIGIFMKNWDDTDEFGVCTAETDAEDVRRVCEQIDIPYYTVNFEKEYFDKVFSYFLEEYKAGRTPNPDVMCNREIKFGEFLNKALQLGADYVATGHYARVVEEDGLFKLLRGVDNNKDQTYFLNALNQYQLSKAMFPIGHLPKPEVRRIAEEAGLYTAKKKDSTGVCFIGERNFREFLSQYLPAQSGNMIDIATGEVKGRHDGLMYYTLGQRQGLGIGGSGTGEPWFVAEKDLTSNTLYVVQGEKHISLYSTSLIASGVNWIDPDTLGDTPLKCTAKFRYRQPDQGVTLTKQADGTVHVAFDVQQKAITPGQAVVFYLGDTCLGGGTIETADKVVPLAQV; from the coding sequence ATGACAAAAGCTAATCAGGATATCCGGGTCGTCGTCGGGATGTCAGGCGGAGTGGATTCCTCTGTTACAGCGCTGCTGCTGAAGCAGCAGGGGTACGACGTCATAGGCATCTTCATGAAGAATTGGGATGATACCGACGAGTTCGGCGTATGTACGGCCGAGACCGATGCCGAGGATGTGCGCCGCGTCTGCGAGCAGATCGATATTCCTTACTATACCGTTAATTTCGAGAAGGAATACTTTGATAAAGTCTTTTCCTATTTCCTTGAAGAATATAAGGCTGGCCGGACCCCGAATCCGGATGTGATGTGCAACCGCGAGATCAAGTTCGGCGAATTCCTGAACAAGGCGCTGCAGCTTGGCGCGGATTATGTCGCTACAGGGCATTACGCCCGGGTCGTGGAAGAAGACGGCCTGTTCAAGCTGCTGCGCGGCGTGGACAACAACAAGGACCAGACGTATTTCCTCAATGCGCTGAACCAGTACCAGCTCTCGAAGGCCATGTTCCCGATCGGACATCTGCCGAAGCCGGAGGTGCGGAGAATTGCCGAGGAAGCCGGACTCTATACCGCGAAGAAAAAAGACAGCACCGGCGTCTGCTTCATCGGAGAACGCAATTTCCGTGAATTCCTCAGCCAATACCTGCCTGCACAGTCAGGCAATATGATCGATATCGCTACGGGCGAAGTGAAGGGCCGCCATGACGGCCTCATGTACTACACGCTGGGCCAGCGTCAGGGGCTTGGTATCGGGGGCTCCGGCACAGGCGAGCCGTGGTTCGTGGCCGAGAAGGATCTGACCAGCAATACCCTGTATGTGGTGCAAGGTGAGAAGCACATCAGCCTGTACTCGACTAGTCTTATAGCTTCAGGGGTGAACTGGATTGATCCGGACACGCTGGGCGATACGCCGCTGAAGTGCACCGCCAAGTTCCGCTACCGCCAGCCGGATCAGGGCGTTACCCTGACGAAGCAGGCAGACGGAACGGTACATGTGGCCTTTGATGTTCAGCAGAAGGCGATTACGCCCGGACAAGCCGTCGTGTTCTATCTGGGCGACACCTGCCTTGGCGGCGGAACGATTGAGACGGCCGACAAGGTCGTGCCGCTGGCGCAGGTCTGA
- a CDS encoding glycoside hydrolase family 48 protein: MKLSSFKKPLSIALSAVLTLSLTSGIINFHPGTAKAASVEKTRFLQLYDQLKNPASGYFSAEGIPYHSVETLLSEAPNYGHMTTSEAYSYWMWLEVLYGHNTGDWSKLEAAWDNMEKYIIPVNEGDGVQEQPTMSSYNPNSPATYASELAQPDQYPSALNGKYTPGKDPLDAELKATYGNNQTYLMHWLVDVDNWYGFGNLLNPTHTASYVNTFQRGVQESVWEAVGHPSQDNKTFGKANEGFMTLFTKENSAPSAQWRYTNATDADARAVQAMYWAKDLGYTNTVYLNKAKKMGDFLRYGMYDKYFQKVGSAADGTPEAGTGKDSSQYLLAWYTAWGGGLGTGGDWAWRIGASHAHQGYQNVVAAYALSTAAGGLIPSSATAGTDWGKSLTRQLEFYNWLQSAEGAIAGGATNSYNGSYSAYPAGTSTFYGMAYDEAPVYHDPPSNNWFGMQSWSMERVAELYYILASSGDTTSANFKMAKRAIENWIDWSTDYAFAGSRPVTDAAGYYLDQQGNRILGGANPQVATVSAPGEFWIPGNVEWHGQPDTWSGFSSFNGNSGLNAVTKDPGQDSGVLGSYIKALTFFAAGNKAEHGSNTALGGTASQLAKSLLDTAWGYNDGVGITTLEKRADYFRFFTKEVYFPAGWSGTFGQGNTIPGNATVPSDPAKGGNGVYASYTDVYPDIKNDPKWSYLEGKYNSSYNKTTKTWDNGAPEFTYHRFWSQVDMATAYAEYDRLINNGSGPTPTPTTTPTATPSATPTATPTVAPTATPTTVPTATPTVAPTATPTTVPTATPTTVPTATPTVAPTATPAVGNLVVQYRTTDTNATDPQFRPQLRIVNNGTTAVDLSKVKVRYYYTIDGERAQQFNVDYAALGGSNVLGSFVKLEPAVTGADYYVEISFSAGAGSLAPGANTGEIQLRINKTDWSNYNEADDYSYDATKTSFTDWNRVPLYLNGVLVWGVQPQ; this comes from the coding sequence ATGAAGCTAAGTTCATTCAAGAAACCGCTTTCTATCGCGCTGAGTGCTGTGCTCACCTTGTCTCTCACCAGCGGGATCATCAATTTCCATCCGGGAACCGCCAAGGCGGCATCGGTGGAGAAGACCAGATTTCTGCAATTGTATGACCAGTTGAAAAACCCGGCCAGCGGCTATTTCTCGGCTGAAGGCATCCCGTATCACTCAGTGGAGACCCTGCTCAGCGAGGCGCCCAACTACGGGCATATGACTACCTCCGAGGCCTATAGCTACTGGATGTGGCTTGAGGTGCTGTACGGCCATAACACCGGAGACTGGAGCAAGCTGGAAGCGGCCTGGGACAACATGGAGAAATACATCATTCCGGTCAATGAAGGCGACGGGGTGCAGGAGCAGCCGACCATGAGCAGCTACAACCCGAACAGTCCGGCCACCTACGCCTCGGAGCTGGCCCAGCCGGATCAGTATCCAAGTGCACTGAACGGCAAGTATACCCCGGGTAAGGACCCGCTGGATGCCGAGCTGAAGGCCACCTATGGCAATAACCAGACCTATCTGATGCACTGGCTGGTGGATGTGGACAACTGGTATGGCTTCGGCAATCTGCTGAACCCTACGCACACCGCCAGCTATGTGAACACCTTCCAGCGCGGAGTGCAGGAATCGGTCTGGGAGGCCGTAGGCCACCCTTCACAGGATAACAAGACGTTCGGCAAAGCCAATGAAGGCTTCATGACCCTGTTCACCAAGGAAAATAGCGCACCTTCCGCACAGTGGCGGTATACGAATGCTACGGATGCGGATGCGCGGGCTGTGCAGGCCATGTACTGGGCCAAGGACCTTGGCTATACGAATACGGTCTATCTGAACAAAGCCAAGAAAATGGGTGACTTCCTGCGCTATGGCATGTACGATAAGTATTTCCAGAAGGTCGGCAGTGCCGCTGACGGTACGCCTGAAGCGGGAACGGGCAAGGATTCCAGCCAGTATCTGCTGGCCTGGTATACGGCCTGGGGCGGCGGCCTGGGAACCGGCGGAGACTGGGCCTGGAGAATCGGCGCCAGCCATGCGCACCAGGGGTATCAGAATGTGGTTGCAGCATATGCGCTGTCGACCGCAGCCGGAGGGCTGATTCCGTCTTCGGCAACAGCCGGAACGGACTGGGGCAAATCGCTGACCCGCCAGCTGGAATTCTACAACTGGCTGCAATCGGCTGAAGGGGCTATTGCGGGCGGTGCGACCAATAGCTATAACGGCTCCTACAGCGCTTATCCGGCAGGAACAAGCACCTTCTACGGCATGGCCTACGACGAGGCTCCTGTCTATCATGACCCGCCATCCAACAACTGGTTCGGGATGCAGTCCTGGAGCATGGAACGGGTAGCAGAGCTGTATTATATCCTGGCTTCCAGCGGGGACACCACCTCGGCTAATTTCAAAATGGCCAAACGGGCCATTGAGAACTGGATTGACTGGTCTACAGATTATGCCTTTGCCGGCAGCCGTCCGGTAACGGATGCCGCCGGCTATTATCTGGATCAGCAAGGAAACCGGATTCTGGGCGGAGCTAACCCGCAGGTTGCCACCGTATCTGCACCCGGCGAGTTCTGGATTCCGGGCAATGTGGAGTGGCACGGACAGCCGGATACCTGGAGCGGGTTCAGCTCTTTTAACGGCAATAGCGGCCTGAACGCAGTGACCAAAGATCCGGGACAGGATAGCGGCGTGCTGGGCAGTTACATTAAAGCGCTCACCTTCTTTGCCGCAGGGAATAAAGCGGAGCATGGCAGCAATACTGCGCTCGGCGGAACCGCTTCACAATTGGCCAAATCCTTGCTGGATACAGCGTGGGGCTACAATGACGGAGTGGGCATTACGACACTTGAGAAGCGTGCGGATTATTTCCGGTTCTTCACCAAAGAGGTATACTTCCCAGCAGGCTGGAGCGGTACCTTCGGCCAAGGAAATACCATACCGGGCAACGCCACCGTACCTTCCGATCCGGCCAAGGGCGGTAATGGAGTGTATGCGAGCTACACCGATGTGTATCCAGATATCAAAAATGATCCCAAGTGGAGTTATCTGGAAGGTAAGTACAATAGCTCGTACAACAAAACAACCAAGACCTGGGACAACGGTGCACCTGAGTTCACCTACCACCGCTTCTGGTCACAAGTGGACATGGCTACAGCCTATGCCGAATATGACCGCTTGATCAATAACGGCAGCGGCCCAACGCCAACGCCGACGACTACACCGACGGCAACACCGTCGGCAACACCAACAGCCACACCGACAGTTGCGCCAACAGCTACACCGACAACAGTGCCAACAGCCACACCGACAGTCGCACCGACAGCTACACCGACAACAGTGCCAACCGCTACGCCGACAACAGTGCCAACGGCTACACCGACAGTTGCACCAACCGCTACGCCTGCCGTAGGGAATCTGGTCGTTCAATACCGTACAACGGATACGAACGCCACAGACCCGCAGTTCCGTCCGCAGCTGCGGATTGTCAATAACGGGACCACAGCGGTAGACCTCAGCAAGGTTAAGGTCCGGTATTACTACACGATTGACGGCGAGCGGGCACAGCAGTTCAATGTCGATTATGCGGCTCTCGGCGGCAGCAATGTGCTGGGCAGCTTCGTGAAGCTTGAGCCTGCAGTTACAGGAGCGGACTACTATGTGGAGATTTCCTTTAGTGCGGGCGCGGGCAGTCTTGCTCCGGGTGCGAATACCGGCGAGATTCAACTGCGCATTAACAAGACCGACTGGAGCAATTACAATGAGGCGGACGATTACTCCTATGATGCAACCAAAACGTCTTTCACGGACTGGAACCGTGTGCCGCTGTATCTGAACGGTGTGCTGGTCTGGGGCGTTCAGCCGCAATAA